The Lactuca sativa cultivar Salinas unplaced genomic scaffold, Lsat_Salinas_v11 Lsat_1_v11_unplaced_19, whole genome shotgun sequence genomic interval cggccggtcgcgcacatcacacacttcgttctttatcaaaattcttttctcaattttcaaaaacattttcttttagaaaatcttttaatccctcgatttgagttcagacacccccgaaggtgtgtccgaatccctcaaaccagggctctgataccaacttgtaacaacccaattttcatgaccaaaaatttcgttttaaaaacatcaCTTTTAGAGGATATAAAAGGactaaaacattgtctgatcaaaataTCACACCAGAACCGTGTCTAAAAACCAAGTCatacatttaattaaaatatcagagtacaaatcccagtgaagctcgtaaatgcggaaatcggagagtgtgtgcgtgacgtgccgctaccgcgccggctcctttcccctagctgaggagatacctgaaaccaaaactgaaaactgtaagcacaaagcttagtgagttcccccataataccgcATACCATGCAACAAATAACAACCattattcagctaggagttacgggccttgcccacactcgggaagatacgggccctgcccacacttcgctagccgggagatacgggcctcgcccacactcgtgaagatacgggccctgcccacacttcgctatctgggagatacgggcctagcccacactccgacCTTggcgagatacgggccctgcccacactcaaccactaacccataacatacaagtatcacgcagacaacaagtataagcaattctatcatattaacacatataccgtacttaactacaacagagatacgggctcggcccacactctagcaCTAGCAtatcgtctacacgggtcggccttggtgccttagacccgttcctactgggaaggaaactcacctcgaaatagctgctggtctgtgtgggaactgatcacctactactgctgctgctgctgctccggaaaccctccggctgcaattcccacaatatactcaatcaaacactgctcactgacctttgggtaaaatgaccattttacccctgaccttgccctaagtcaaagtcagagtcaactttcagttgacctcgactcgccgagttggctttccgactcgccgagtccctacgtaaacgactgccctgaatcccgatcctacccgtcgagttaggcgacgactcgacgggttcgccttcatgaccaatactcaagtccttcatcctactcgccgagttgtatgaacaactcgtcgagttcatcttcatccgaagaacacccatgctaagactcgccgagttgtatgaacaactcgtcgagtctgatcttgatctaaggagattgccttgaactcgccgagtcagggcattgactcgccgagtacctccatggATGGGTTaagcttctgactcactgagtcacaccctgtgactcactgctcactcgacactacaaaaaggggacaaactcgaagactcgcgagtagactcgccgagtcacatgaacgactcgccgagtcgttgccatgcactccttaaatataccgatttgctcgattccagtccatgccattcatagatctggacttctaggacacgaatcacacgtaaagtttccaactttacgtgtggatattcaccaatatggattttagggctcaaaatgtctcaaaagggtagatctagggctaacaagccacatggggccaaaaagctaacagatctgagctcctggagctcaatcttgcatagatccaaaggccaaacgccttattacgacatataatgcacatacaaacttggggaaatgaccaagaaggacccaaatgaagttttaagcatagaatcaaggggaaaacgggttatacctcaaaggaactgctggaaggacacaaataatgcttggatggcttcctatcttctggatctacttccttccttccttcaaagccttcaaaagtacacaacaaaacttcaatcttcaaagaacaagcacAAACGAGGGTTggggagctctggggagagaatgggggctggcctggggcagataagctgcttaaatagggtgcaaacccctgaaacttagggtttcatccaacagctgtgactcgccgagtccaggatatggactcgccgagtcagcaacttaaacgtgtcccgggtcccgcatccactcggcgaatcggacctatgactcgccgagtccaaggctaaaagaaaggaaatactcaaataacatttacgtaccaggaaccgggtgctacaaccCGACCCGCTCTACtcgaaacccgaaaattttacccgttcgacaccTCTAGTACGTAGTGGGGTAGAGAATGACTGAGAGTAAGACTTGAATCGATCGCTTGTCGTTGGAGATGGAAGTGGGGAAGCTGTGATGGTCTTCGATTTAATGGTGGTGGTAGACGGAAGGAAGCAAATGTGGAGCAAGTTGGACAAGGTGAAACCAAGCTTGGCAGTGATGGCGGTCTAATGAAGCTTGGTGGAGGTTGTTTGGTTGTGGCAATCGGCTGGTGGTGGTTAAAGAAAAGGTCTtgacctaattttttttttatcatcttCTACAATTGACCTCCCATAACCGAAGACTCCATGTTTGGTGGGTGATTCGATTTGGGTTTAAATTCCCCCGCTGTCTCTGTTGACCCAGTTCATCATTCCTTCCCCAATGTACGAATAGATCGGTGGGGTGTGAAGGTTTCCTGCGGTATCGATGCTGGCGAATGGTGGTGATAGTGGGGTGGGGAGTCTAGCAACCAGGTCTCTAGAAAAGGTGATGGTGGTTGCGATCTAGGTGAACTCCGACAAGAATAGTGGCTGATGATGGTGGTTCCAAATATCCGTGATGAGGGTGAAGTCGATGATGAAGGGGTTCGTTAAGATAAGAGTGGGGAATGGGTTatttgtttgtattttttttgttttaagttaAAAAGATATAAATTAAATTAGTTTATGTATTTCaacagttaaaaaaaaataaaaaatataaatcataaggGCATAAAAGTCATTTTAAGTGTATAGGgaccaaaaataataaaaagatccAATTTTGGACCACGGGTGCACCGACATttcgttttggaccaaaaacacatAAATTTGCTAACGTAagaaccatttttgcaattttgtctaatgaATAAACTGCATGAATAGaccaaaaaaaaagttataatgcCTACGTGTCTTGTAAATTTTCAAAGTTAAAGATTGTTTTTCCTTTGTCTTTCTGGGATTGTGACCAATCGATCGTAACCAATTCAACCATGTTGTCACGTGGAAGAATATAAGACTATCCGGAGTGGATGTAAATCCACGCGTGAGTTTCCTATGTGGCACACCAACTCACCGGTGAACACCGCCCCGTGTATCGGTGGTTTGGGTGTGGAGTGATGTCTGGTGGATGGGAAGACGGGCCTTTTGATTGGTGCATTCATTTTTCCCTCACATCGGtcattctctttctctctcttctttttCCCTCTTCACCACCAACCCACCGGTGAACACCATTTCCATAGCCTGGTGGGTTGGTTTTGAAATAGTCAAAAATCTACGTGTCATTTTTTTCACACACAATCCACCCGTGAGGATACCACATAGCCTAAGTTTGTCGGCaattaataaatgtaattctaCTCCTATCAACTATCAAGAGCTCTATCAAATGCATGTTGATGACGATGATAGATCTCGTACCTTCTAGATCTTCATTGACCTGAAACACGCGGCATTATTCCAGCCTTCTTATTCATCTCCCATAATAAAACAACAATTAAATTAGTTTATACAGAGATGGATCGAATACACAAGTAAGTTTTATATATTAGTCTTTTCCCTATGTGTCTGATTTTCAGTCTTAAAGAATCTTATCTAAAAGAAGAAGTAAGATATACTTATTTAAAGGAAATATATAGAAACGGAAATCCTCAACTTGAAACAACATGTAGTTTAACGACCTATATTGATACTTGAAGAAGTTAAGAAAGGATCTCCAGAAGTGCTTGTAGGAGTAGCTGATGCATGGTATCCAAGAACACGCATATTCACTGAAATATTGGGAATAGGGGCCTCAAAATTAAGAACTTGAATCGCTTGTCTTATAGATGGCCTCAGACTTCGATCAGGGAGCACACACCATAATCCAACCATCATCAAGCACTTACCTTGTTCTTCATCAAAATCTCCATTCAACCTCTCATCAACTCCCGAAAGAATCTCCCCTTTTCCATGCAAACACCAAACCCAATCCACCAATCCCATTTCAGAATCCCCATCAATACAATCCCTAGCTTTCCTTCCACAACAGATTTCCATTGCAACCACCCCAAAACTATAAACATCCGATTCCTTGCTAGCTTTACCGGTTCTTACATACTCAGGTGCCATGTATCCTAATGTTCCTGCTAAATTACCAGTTGTCTGTGGACCTAACTCATGGTCCATAAGTCGAGCTAACCCAAAATCTCCAAGCTTCACATTAAATCCCGAATCTAGCATCACATTGCTTGATTTAATATCACGATGTATCACGCATTGTTCCCATTCCTCATGAAGATAAAACAAGGCAGAAGCCAAACCTAATGATATCTTGTACCTCACACTCCAAGAAAGGGGATCCATTTTCCCAAAAAGATGAGTGTCAAGACTACCATTTGGCATAAACTCATAAACTAGTAGAAACTGATTATCATCATGGCACCAACCTATGAGTTGCACCAAGTTTCTATGCCTTAGACTGCTTATGACCTTCACTTCTGTTATATATTCCTTCTTTCCCTGTTTAGATCCACTTGAAATCTTTTTAACTGCAACTACTTTTCTTTCACGGCTGAGGTATCCCCTGTAAACACAACCAAATCCTCCTTCACCCAACTTGAGGTCATCAGCGAAGTTATTAGTAGCCAAAGCAAGATCTCTGTAAGAAAATCTTTTGGGCCCTGCTCCTCTTTCAAGATCATCATTGATTGAAGACAGGTTGATTGTCTCTAATGTTTCATCTGAAGGACTCATGTGATTCCTCAAATAGATAATACTATATGCTATTATGCCTCCTGCTAGTAGAACACCTAATGGCACTGCTAACCCGACACCCAGCTTCACCTTTTGTGATGTCGTTTTATTGTCATCTTTTATATCCAAGCTTGAGTTGAACTCCCAGTACTGAAGGGTATGTCTCTCCATATACTGACCAGTGGAAGCTGTGATGCCGATAGTGACCCATGAAGG includes:
- the LOC128129517 gene encoding L-type lectin-domain containing receptor kinase IX.1-like, producing the protein MEHVGINRNSLSLVAYAPWNASLHNKATANAWVSYNSSTKNLSVYWTYERNPSFQGNSNLSYQIDLKEVLPSWVTIGITASTGQYMERHTLQYWEFNSSLDIKDDNKTTSQKVKLGVGLAVPLGVLLAGGIIAYSIIYLRNHMSPSDETLETINLSSINDDLERGAGPKRFSYRDLALATNNFADDLKLGEGGFGCVYRGYLSRERKVVAVKKISSGSKQGKKEYITEVKVISSLRHRNLVQLIGWCHDDNQFLLVYEFMPNGSLDTHLFGKMDPLSWSVRYKISLGLASALFYLHEEWEQCVIHRDIKSSNVMLDSGFNVKLGDFGLARLMDHELGPQTTGNLAGTLGYMAPEYVRTGKASKESDVYSFGVVAMEICCGRKARDCIDGDSEMGLVDWVWCLHGKGEILSGVDERLNGDFDEEQGKCLMMVGLWCVLPDRSLRPSIRQAIQVLNFEAPIPNISVNMRVLGYHASATPTSTSGDPFLTSSSINIGR